The proteins below come from a single uncultured delta proteobacterium genomic window:
- a CDS encoding conserved hypothetical protein (Evidence 4 : Homologs of previously reported genes of unknown function), producing MTVDEYETVRLIDLEGMTQEECAEKMHVARTTIQSIYALARNKIADSLVNGKVLLIDGGDFKLCDGGGSRCGGGGCRRHRHGGNENPGNQNI from the coding sequence ATGACTGTTGACGAATATGAGACAGTTCGCCTGATCGATTTGGAAGGCATGACTCAAGAAGAGTGCGCCGAAAAAATGCATGTGGCCAGAACAACAATCCAGAGCATTTATGCCCTGGCAAGGAATAAAATTGCCGATTCGCTGGTTAACGGCAAAGTGCTGCTCATTGACGGCGGCGATTTCAAACTATGCGATGGAGGCGGTTCCCGTTGCGGTGGAGGAGGATGCCGCAGACACAGACACGGAGGGAACGAAAACCCCGGCAATCAGAATATATAG
- the mrp gene encoding Protein mrp homolog, with protein MMKDGCTQSCGTCAEECADRKEEQADFMARLHAMSSVKKVIGIVSGKGGVGKSLVTSLLAVNMARKGYHCAILDADITGPSIPKAFGLKGQVGGTEQGIMPLTSATGIDVMSINLLMENETDPVIWRGPIIGNVVKQFWTDVIWKNIDFMFIDMPPGTGDVPLTVFQSLPVDGIVIVTSPQELVSMIVAKAVNMAKEMHIPILGLVENMSYFRCPDNGKEYKIFGESHIDTIAKNYGLPILAKLPIEPALAEACDAGQIESVNGDWMDTTVDMLGKMAKSVI; from the coding sequence ATGATGAAAGATGGATGTACACAAAGTTGCGGTACTTGCGCAGAAGAATGCGCGGACCGTAAGGAAGAACAAGCAGATTTTATGGCACGTCTTCACGCCATGAGCAGTGTGAAAAAGGTAATAGGCATTGTCAGTGGAAAGGGAGGAGTAGGAAAATCTCTGGTAACCTCATTGCTTGCCGTAAACATGGCTCGAAAAGGCTACCACTGTGCCATTCTGGACGCGGATATTACAGGCCCGTCAATTCCCAAGGCTTTTGGCCTGAAGGGACAAGTTGGCGGCACTGAACAGGGTATAATGCCGCTTACCAGTGCAACGGGCATTGACGTTATGTCCATCAATTTGCTCATGGAAAACGAAACCGATCCCGTTATCTGGCGCGGTCCGATCATCGGCAATGTCGTGAAACAATTTTGGACGGATGTTATCTGGAAAAATATTGATTTCATGTTCATCGACATGCCGCCTGGAACCGGAGATGTGCCACTGACGGTTTTTCAGTCTCTGCCCGTGGACGGGATTGTCATTGTAACCTCACCGCAGGAACTGGTTTCCATGATTGTGGCCAAGGCGGTGAACATGGCGAAGGAGATGCATATTCCTATTCTTGGACTGGTGGAGAATATGTCGTACTTCCGTTGCCCGGATAACGGCAAGGAGTATAAAATATTTGGCGAGAGCCATATCGACACCATTGCGAAAAATTACGGTCTGCCCATACTCGCCAAGCTGCCCATTGAACCGGCTCTGGCCGAAGCCTGTGATGCTGGGCAGATAGAATCGGTTAATGGAGATTGGATGGATACCACCGTGGATATGTTAGGCAAGATGGCTAAATCGGTAATTTGA
- a CDS encoding conserved membrane hypothetical protein (Evidence 4 : Homologs of previously reported genes of unknown function), producing MARYYYHKESSMQTKATKAYLYGALAGALAIASVLVTTYFLGKASYLGTSTTFVRAAGFIEEWVSPGVTSSLSYYIKEKVVMDWQFMLVIGIGLGAFISSMLNKEFSLETVPPVWRERFGSSPIKRAVFSFGGGVIAIFGARLADGCPSGHGLSGLMQLAVSSFIALGMFLIVGFLMAHVIYTGRKQ from the coding sequence ATGGCGAGGTATTACTACCATAAGGAGTCTAGTATGCAAACAAAAGCGACAAAAGCGTATCTTTATGGGGCCTTGGCTGGAGCTCTTGCGATTGCTTCCGTCTTGGTTACCACCTATTTTCTGGGTAAAGCCAGCTATCTTGGCACATCAACTACCTTCGTACGAGCGGCAGGTTTCATAGAGGAGTGGGTCTCTCCCGGCGTAACCTCATCGCTTAGCTATTATATCAAAGAAAAAGTAGTTATGGACTGGCAGTTCATGCTAGTTATTGGCATTGGCCTTGGGGCATTTATATCTTCCATGTTGAACAAGGAATTTTCTTTGGAAACTGTCCCCCCTGTGTGGCGTGAGCGATTTGGCAGTTCCCCCATCAAACGTGCAGTATTCTCTTTTGGGGGTGGCGTTATTGCCATTTTTGGTGCCCGACTGGCGGATGGCTGCCCTAGCGGGCATGGCTTGAGCGGCTTGATGCAACTTGCTGTCAGTTCTTTCATTGCTTTGGGAATGTTCTTGATAGTTGGATTTCTTATGGCTCACGTTATCTATACAGGGAGAAAGCAATGA
- a CDS encoding conserved membrane hypothetical protein (Evidence 4 : Homologs of previously reported genes of unknown function) translates to MSTAQILGLITGTVFGFILQRGGVLRVENQLNMLLLKDMTVMRFMLSSIMVGMVGIIVLAQFGVITLSYKPMNVGAILVGGALFGVGWSVTGLCPGTSIGALGEGRLHALPVIAGMLAGAMLFAHSYDFVKNTVLSWKNYGPIGLPEVTGIPAFTFVVAFIVCGMLLLRFLDKKGL, encoded by the coding sequence ATGAGTACCGCGCAAATATTAGGTTTAATCACAGGCACCGTGTTCGGTTTTATCCTACAGCGAGGAGGTGTGCTTCGAGTTGAAAATCAACTGAACATGCTCTTGTTGAAAGATATGACAGTAATGCGCTTTATGCTGTCGTCAATTATGGTCGGGATGGTGGGTATTATTGTTCTGGCACAGTTCGGCGTGATTACACTGAGCTACAAGCCCATGAATGTTGGCGCTATTCTTGTGGGTGGTGCGCTTTTTGGTGTGGGGTGGTCGGTTACAGGCCTTTGCCCTGGCACATCAATAGGCGCGCTTGGCGAGGGGAGGCTTCACGCGTTACCGGTTATTGCGGGAATGCTTGCAGGAGCAATGCTGTTCGCACATAGCTATGATTTTGTGAAAAACACAGTATTGTCATGGAAGAATTATGGTCCTATAGGATTACCGGAAGTGACTGGTATTCCAGCGTTTACTTTTGTTGTTGCATTTATCGTCTGTGGTATGTTGTTGCTTCGCTTTTTGGACAAGAAAGGTCTTTAA
- a CDS encoding Relaxase/mobilization nuclease family protein, with protein MIAKHIHCLPEHDNYARLAAYIADAGHDGEKCLASWCAGCATDDDYGLAVMEVESVQGLNTRSAKEKTYHLMVSFRPEDETKLTPELCRTMEERFASVLGFSEHQRHCGIHKNTNNIHLHIAYNMVHPETLSRHSPYFDYNKLSSACRQLEQEYGLVVDNGMEQARGDGLSHKAATIEAQTGQESFESYAKRHKVEFMQALGHAQNWQDAHETLKAYGLGIKPHGNGLVIKDLHGEHAIKASMLDRSLSAKKLQERFGEFQPYRSLRQVQEISRYQAVPLQRSPERGELFARYKEGIETRKTKLAVVKEREYTQLADIRQEWTAKRREIEHMNIAKRNRQNLLALAKKHEKEAIAKVKLALLPEREAVRSEIPYTSWQDFLKLEAANGNEIALAVLRSRKDTVAPETALEQAQPAPSSPAKDWSKHGLDYTAAPSTTRAEIRAEYAEKERELQERQDISASGRKQLQAYLRMEQVAAEARAAGQIFGEIKRRIDGKGVVIFTLPSGGSIRDTGKKIFYSGHDSKAQEIAEFYAAKKWGKRLSVEIGCITFQPERQLDRSAKQKEISR; from the coding sequence ATGATTGCCAAACACATCCACTGCCTGCCGGAACACGACAATTACGCCCGTCTTGCCGCCTACATTGCCGATGCTGGACATGACGGCGAGAAATGCCTCGCAAGCTGGTGTGCCGGATGCGCCACGGATGACGACTACGGCCTTGCTGTTATGGAGGTTGAATCCGTGCAGGGCCTAAACACTCGCAGCGCCAAGGAAAAGACCTATCACCTCATGGTCAGTTTTCGACCCGAAGATGAAACCAAACTCACGCCGGAACTTTGCCGGACTATGGAAGAACGTTTTGCCTCAGTTCTTGGTTTTTCCGAACACCAGCGACATTGCGGCATCCACAAGAATACCAACAATATTCACCTGCACATTGCGTATAATATGGTCCACCCGGAAACCCTGTCCCGGCACTCCCCGTACTTTGACTACAACAAACTTTCCAGCGCCTGCCGCCAACTTGAGCAAGAATACGGCCTCGTCGTGGATAACGGCATGGAACAGGCGCGAGGAGACGGATTAAGCCACAAAGCCGCCACCATTGAAGCACAGACAGGGCAGGAGTCATTTGAATCCTACGCCAAGCGGCATAAAGTGGAATTCATGCAAGCGCTGGGACACGCGCAAAACTGGCAGGATGCGCATGAGACTTTGAAAGCTTACGGCCTCGGCATCAAGCCCCACGGCAACGGGCTGGTTATCAAAGACCTGCACGGCGAGCACGCCATAAAAGCCAGCATGCTTGACCGCTCTCTATCCGCTAAAAAATTGCAGGAACGCTTCGGGGAATTTCAGCCCTACCGCAGTTTGCGGCAAGTTCAAGAGATTTCTCGTTATCAGGCCGTGCCGCTCCAGCGTTCTCCAGAACGCGGAGAACTCTTTGCCCGTTATAAAGAAGGCATAGAAACCCGAAAAACCAAGCTGGCTGTAGTCAAAGAACGGGAATACACACAACTCGCTGATATTCGGCAGGAATGGACCGCCAAGCGCCGGGAAATTGAACACATGAACATTGCCAAGCGTAACCGCCAGAATCTGCTTGCCCTGGCGAAGAAACATGAAAAGGAAGCCATTGCCAAGGTAAAGCTGGCCCTGCTGCCGGAGCGCGAGGCTGTGCGAAGCGAAATTCCCTATACGTCTTGGCAGGACTTTTTGAAGCTGGAAGCCGCAAACGGCAACGAAATAGCTCTGGCCGTGCTGCGCTCCCGCAAGGATACCGTAGCACCGGAAACTGCTTTGGAACAGGCGCAGCCAGCACCAAGCTCTCCGGCAAAGGATTGGAGCAAGCATGGTCTGGATTATACGGCAGCGCCATCCACAACCCGTGCCGAAATCCGTGCTGAATACGCTGAAAAGGAGCGGGAGCTACAGGAACGGCAAGACATTTCCGCCAGCGGCAGGAAACAATTACAAGCATATCTGCGCATGGAGCAAGTCGCCGCCGAAGCCCGCGCCGCAGGGCAAATTTTTGGCGAAATCAAACGCCGCATAGATGGCAAAGGTGTTGTCATTTTCACTCTGCCGAGCGGCGGCAGCATACGAGATACAGGCAAGAAGATTTTCTATTCCGGACACGATTCCAAGGCCCAAGAAATTGCCGAGTTTTATGCCGCCAAAAAATGGGGAAAACGTCTTTCCGTGGAAATAGGCTGTATCACGTTTCAGCCGGAACGTCAGCTTGACCGTTCTGCAAAACAAAAAGAAATATCACGGTAG
- a CDS encoding conserved hypothetical protein (Evidence 4 : Homologs of previously reported genes of unknown function) gives MPSKKQRITVYLTPDEHARIAASAARAGLSLSTFAKRICIGLDVPSLEYKQAVLDILKTRADLGRLGGLLKQALAEGKGPEHELRRLLRELEVGQRELKTAAARIR, from the coding sequence ATGCCCTCGAAGAAACAACGTATCACCGTGTACCTTACACCGGATGAACACGCCCGTATCGCCGCCAGTGCCGCCAGGGCCGGATTATCCCTGTCCACCTTTGCTAAACGCATCTGTATCGGTCTGGATGTACCCAGCCTGGAGTACAAACAGGCAGTGCTGGATATCCTCAAAACTCGTGCTGACCTCGGCAGGCTGGGTGGCCTGCTCAAGCAGGCTCTCGCCGAAGGTAAAGGCCCGGAGCACGAACTGCGACGCTTGCTGCGGGAACTCGAAGTAGGACAGCGTGAGCTGAAAACCGCTGCTGCGAGGATACGATGA